The genomic window ACAGCGAGGTCGCGCCGCGGGAGCGCAAGATTATGCGCGTCCGCTCGATCGTGACCCTCGGCGTCTTCGCCCTCGCGGCCGCGGTCGCCCTGCGCTTCCCCGTCGCCGGGCTTGCGATGTGTTGCTGCTGCCTGATCGTCTATCTGAGGCCGGAGGCGCCGGGTGCCGAGGACGGCCGCCCGGTCGACTCTCGGTGAACCAGCACCGCGGCAGAAGTCGCTAGTTCCGCGCCGGAGCCGCTGCGGCCGCCGAGCGCGCCGGCCTGGCTGTGCCGGGTTGGGCGACTGGAGCTGTCGGGGCGCGCGAGCGCATGATCGCGGCGTCGATCTCGGCGATGACGCGACGCTGGATCGCCTCGTTCTTGTCGATCGAGATATGGCCGACGCCGGTACCGCGCACGTCGACATTGTCGAGCTTGCCGCGCAGGCCAGCGGCAGCCCGCACCGGCTCGCCGGGACCGTCGCCGATATAGATGTTGATGTAACGCTCGGCGCCGGTCGACAGCTTGGTCTTGAACACGGAGTCGAGGCCGATCGCGAGCTTTACGGGAACGCCGAGCTGGTTGAGCTTGGCGATCATGTCCGGCAGCGCTGTCGCGCCCGAGGAATGGCCGACCAAGATGATGGTCTTGAGGCGGCCGGCCTTGTAGGCGGTCGCGGCTTCATCGGCGAGCGAGGACCAGGAGACGAAATTGGCGACGGTCACCGGGATGCCCTGCGCCTGGAGCCGGGCGCCGATCGTGTCGAGCCCAAGCGAGAAGATGTTGAGCACGCCCCGGAGCAGGTAGACATGCGTGGTTGCTGTCGCGGCCTGGCTCGGCGCGGCCTTGGCGCCGGTCGGGCTGATGGCAACAACTGACAGCAGGAGCAGGGCCATCGCCCACACACGGAGGGCGGACAACTGGCTCGCGCCAGCGGTGTGACGGCCGTTCGGTCTCATCGGTGTTTTCCCTGGGGACAATACGCTTCGCGATTGGCCGGAATCGTAGCCACGGCCTGCTCGCAGACGCAACAAAGAGCCGCGTGAGCGACAATCTTAGCCGCACGCCGTGACCATCGCGCAACACTTGCCTGAAACCAGCCACCGAATGGCCGGTTTTGAGATCATTTTTCTCCGAGGAATTGCGGCCCGGTAAGGGCGTTCCTATCTCAGGGCTCCGCTGACCCGCCCTTCCCGGCAGGTTCCAGCCTCCCTCCCCCAGCCTTTGCTCTTAGCCTTGCGGCCATCATGTCCTTCATCATTTCCGTCGCCAATCTGTCGAAGACCTATGGGTCCGGCTTCAAGGCGCTCAAGAACGTCAATCTCGACATCAAGCGCGGCGAGATTTTTGCGCTGCTCGGGCCGAACGGCGCGGGCAAGACCACACTGATCTCCATCATCTGCGGCATCGCCAATCCGAGCGAGGGCCGCGTCCTCGTCGGCGGCGAAGACATCCAGACCTCCTACCGCAAGGCGCGCTCGCTGATCGGCCTCGTGCCACAGGAATTGCACACCGACGCCTTCGAGAGCGTGTGGGCGACGGTGAGCTTCTCCCGCGGCCTGTTCGGCAAGCCGAAGAATCCTGCGCACATCGAGAAGGTCCTGAAGGACCTCTCGCTCTGGGACAAGAAGGACAACAAGATCATCACGCTGTCCGGCGGCATGAAGCGCCGCGTGATGATCGCAAAAGCACTGTCGCACGAGCCGCAGATCCTGTTCCTGGACGAGCCCACCGCCGGCGTCGATGTCGAGCTGCGCAAGGGCATGTGGGAGGTGGTGCGCACCCTCCAGCAGTCCGGCGTCACCATCATCCTGACCACGCACTACATCGAGGAAGCCGAGGAGATGGCCGATCGCATCGGCGTCATCAACAAGGGCGAGATCGTGCTGGTCGAGGACAAGACGACCTTGATGCAGAAGCTCGGCAAGAAGCGGCTGACGCTGCATTTGCAAGGCAAGCTCGATGCGCTGCCGGACAGCCTGAAGCACTACAAGCTCGACCTCTGCGATAGCGGCGCGACGCTGGTCTACGATTACGACACCAAGGGCGAGCGCACCGGCATCACCAGCCTGCTCGGCGATCTCCGCACCGCCGGCATCCGCTTCAGCGATCTCGACACGACGCAATCGTCGCTCGAGGACATCTTCGTCGACCTCGTGAGGACGTCATGAATCACCGCGCCATCCGCGCCATCTATCTGTTCGAAATGGCACGCACCTGGCGCACGCTGCTGCAAAGCATCGTCTCGCCTGTGGTCTCGACCTCGCTCTATTTCGTGGTGTTCGGCGCCGCGATCGGCTCGCGCATCAGCCAGGTCGAGGGCGTCAGCTACGGCACCTTCATCGTGCCAGGCCTGATCATGCTTTCGGTGCTGACGCAGAGCATCGCGAACGCCTCGTTCGGCATCTACTTCCCGAAATTCACCGGCACGATCTACGAGATCCTGTCGGCGCCGATCTCCTATTTCGAGATCGTGCTCGGCTATGTCGGCGCGGCCGCGACCAAGTCGATCATCCTCGGCCTGATCATCCTCGCCACCGCCGGGCTGTTCGTGCCGTTGCACATCCATCATCCGGTCTGGATGCTGGCCTTCCTGGTGCTGACGGCGGTGACCTTCAGCCTGTTCGGCTTCATCATCGGTATCTGGGCCGACGGCTTCGAGAAGCTGCAGATGATCCCGATGCTGGTGGTGACGCCGCTGACCTTCCTCGGCGGCAGCTTCTATTCCATCGACATGCTGCCGGCCGGCTGGCGCACGGTGGCGCTGCTCAACCCGGTCGTCTATCTGATCTCCGGCTTCCGCTGGAGCTTCTATGAGATCGCCGACGTGAGCGTGTCCGTCAGCATCGGCATGACGCTGGCGTTCCTGGTGGCCTGCCTGGTCGTGATCTGGTGGATTTTCCGCACGGGGTATCGGCTGAAGAATTGACGGAGATACGTAGCCCGGATGGAGCGTCGGCGTAATCCGGGACCGTCGTAGCCTCATGCGACAGCAGCCCCGGATTGCGCTGCGCTCCATCCGGGCTACGACGACATCACCGATAGCAATGGAAGCGGTGATAGCCGTCATAGTAGCCGTGGCACCGGTGGCGGTAGTGACGGTGGGGAATGCCGAGCACGCCCTCGACCGCGCCAACGGCGCCGCCGACACCGGCACCAACGACACCGCCGACCGCGCCGCCGACGGGGCCGGCAATCCGGTTACCTTCATAAGAGCCTTCCTGGGCGCCGCGCACGATGCCCTGGGCGTGGCCGGCTTGCGGTAGCGACAACAGCGCGAGCAGGATGGCGGCGGCTGCGAACAGCAGGCGGACGGGCAAACCGGCCGGCAATTGCGCGGCGGCGATACGGGCTTTGTTCATCTTCGGTCCCAAAGGATGAATGGCAGCGAGCGCTGCCCTGTGAAGGGTGGCGATGAACAACGCACCGAGCGGCCAAATGGTTGCGCCTTTGTGACGAATTGTCGGCGTTGTGAACGCAAATCCGGCTCGCGAAAATGTCAGCGCCGCCGCGAGCCACGCGGCACAAAGCGGCCTTGCTTACGCCCTGCATCGCGTTAACGATGGACGGCTAGGCCGCTGGAACGAAAGCCGGATTGCAGGCATAGTGCACGACGGGGGACGGAGAGCCGCGGCGCCTAGCATGAACAGGCCGGAGGCCAGAAGTCCGATGCGTTCGTTTTTGATTGCTTTCAGCTCCCTGATGCTTTTGAGCGCGGGCGCCGCGCAGGCCAAGGTCGACATCACCATCGACAAGGACAATCAGCAGATGACCGTCGCGGTCGATGGCGTCGCGCGCTATCACTGGCCGGTGTCGACCGGCATCCCCTCCCGCGAGACGCCGAACGGCGCGTTTCGCGCCTTCCGCATGGAAGAGGATCACTACTCCAAGGAATTCGACGACGCGCCGATGCCGCACGCGATCTTCTTCACCAAGATCGGGCATGCCATCCACGGCACCGACTTCGTCGGCCGGCTCGGCTCGCCGGCCTCGCATGGCTGCGTGCGGCTGTCGCGCCAGAATGCCTCGACGCTCTATGCGCTGGTGCAGCAGCAGGGCGTGCTCAACACCACGGTGACGCTGACCGGCTCGGCGCAGGTGGCGCTGGCGCGCAATCCCCGCAGCCGCAACGCCAATGCGGTTGCCCGCGCGCCGCAGCCGGCCGAAGAACAGTACAGCACTGCCGGCGATCCCGTGAACCTGACGCCGCCGGCGCAGCCCGCCCGCCGCTACATGCCGCAGGACGACAATTACATCTATCCGGCTGACGGCAGCGACACCGGCGCGCGCTATCCGGCGCCGCGCTCGGCCGGCCGCCCGCTCTATGACGCGCAGGTCTATCAGCAGCAGCAGCCGCGCCCCTATTACGACCAGGGCTATGGCCAGCAGGGCTCCTACTATCAGCCACAGCCCCGGCCGGTTTATCAGCCGCGCGGCTATTACTACCAGAACTGAGGCAGCCGTCTTCGTCACCGCCTTCGGCGGTCGGCACGAACAATAGATTGCTATTCGAGGCACCATGCCAACACGTGCCACGACCGCACTAGCTGCGCTCTGGGTTTTGATGGCGGGAGAGGCCATGGGATTCGACCTCGAGGCACATCGCGGCGGGCGGGCGCTGCTGCCGGAAAACACCCTGCCGGCCTTCGCCAATGCGCTGTCGATGGGCGTGGACACGCTGGAGCTCGACGTCGGTGTGACCGCGGACGGCGAAGTCGTCGTCTCGCATGAACGCGGGCTCAATCCGGATCTCGCGCGCGGCCCCGACGGGGCCTACATCACTGCGCCCGGCACCCCGTTCGTGAAACTGCGGCTCGACGAGGTCAGGACCTATGACGTCGGCCAGATCCGACCGGACAGCGCCTACGCGAGACAATTTCCCGATCAGCGCGCTGTGCCGGGAACACGCATTCCCACCTTGAGCGAACTGTTCGCACTGGTACGCAAGTCCGGCAACACCCGCGTTGGCTTCAACATCGAGACCAAGATCGATCCGAACCATCCGGACCAATCTCTCGACCCGCAAGCTTTCGTCACCAGGCTCCTCCGCCTGATCGAGGCCGAAAAGTTTTCCGACCGTGTCATGATCCAGTCGTTCGATTGGAGAACGTTGCAGCTCGTGCAACAGCAAGCACCGAAGATACCGACGGTGTACCTCACGCTCGAGCGCGGCTCAGGCCAGACCGTGGCGCTCGACAAAGCCACCAACTGGACCGCGGGCTTCAATCCGGCCGATCACAGCGGCTCGCTGCCGCGGACGATCAAGGCCGCGGGCGGCGCGGTCTGGTCGCCTTATTTTGGCGATGTGACCGCGGCGCTCATCTCGGAGGCCCGCGGACTTGGATTGGGCGTCGTGGTGTGGACGGTCAACAAGCCCGACGACATGGCGCGCATGATCGAGCTTGGCGTCGACGGCATCATCTCCGATAGGCCGGACCTGTTGCGGCAGATCGCCGGCGAGAAAGGAATTGCGTTGCCGGCGGGCACGCCAGTGGAGCCTTAGAACCGACCCGCCTTGTAGCCCGGATGGAGCGAAGCGCAATCCGGGAGCAGTACCCGTCACGCCCAAGCGGCCCCGGATTGCGCTTCGCTCCATCCGGGCTACGAAAAGGTCCCTATTCCCCGTCCCTTAAGCGCCGATACAGCG from Bradyrhizobium zhanjiangense includes these protein-coding regions:
- a CDS encoding ABC transporter ATP-binding protein, with product MSFIISVANLSKTYGSGFKALKNVNLDIKRGEIFALLGPNGAGKTTLISIICGIANPSEGRVLVGGEDIQTSYRKARSLIGLVPQELHTDAFESVWATVSFSRGLFGKPKNPAHIEKVLKDLSLWDKKDNKIITLSGGMKRRVMIAKALSHEPQILFLDEPTAGVDVELRKGMWEVVRTLQQSGVTIILTTHYIEEAEEMADRIGVINKGEIVLVEDKTTLMQKLGKKRLTLHLQGKLDALPDSLKHYKLDLCDSGATLVYDYDTKGERTGITSLLGDLRTAGIRFSDLDTTQSSLEDIFVDLVRTS
- a CDS encoding ABC transporter permease yields the protein MNHRAIRAIYLFEMARTWRTLLQSIVSPVVSTSLYFVVFGAAIGSRISQVEGVSYGTFIVPGLIMLSVLTQSIANASFGIYFPKFTGTIYEILSAPISYFEIVLGYVGAAATKSIILGLIILATAGLFVPLHIHHPVWMLAFLVLTAVTFSLFGFIIGIWADGFEKLQMIPMLVVTPLTFLGGSFYSIDMLPAGWRTVALLNPVVYLISGFRWSFYEIADVSVSVSIGMTLAFLVACLVVIWWIFRTGYRLKN
- a CDS encoding L,D-transpeptidase translates to MNRPEARSPMRSFLIAFSSLMLLSAGAAQAKVDITIDKDNQQMTVAVDGVARYHWPVSTGIPSRETPNGAFRAFRMEEDHYSKEFDDAPMPHAIFFTKIGHAIHGTDFVGRLGSPASHGCVRLSRQNASTLYALVQQQGVLNTTVTLTGSAQVALARNPRSRNANAVARAPQPAEEQYSTAGDPVNLTPPAQPARRYMPQDDNYIYPADGSDTGARYPAPRSAGRPLYDAQVYQQQQPRPYYDQGYGQQGSYYQPQPRPVYQPRGYYYQN
- a CDS encoding glycerophosphodiester phosphodiesterase translates to MPTRATTALAALWVLMAGEAMGFDLEAHRGGRALLPENTLPAFANALSMGVDTLELDVGVTADGEVVVSHERGLNPDLARGPDGAYITAPGTPFVKLRLDEVRTYDVGQIRPDSAYARQFPDQRAVPGTRIPTLSELFALVRKSGNTRVGFNIETKIDPNHPDQSLDPQAFVTRLLRLIEAEKFSDRVMIQSFDWRTLQLVQQQAPKIPTVYLTLERGSGQTVALDKATNWTAGFNPADHSGSLPRTIKAAGGAVWSPYFGDVTAALISEARGLGLGVVVWTVNKPDDMARMIELGVDGIISDRPDLLRQIAGEKGIALPAGTPVEP